A single Vespula vulgaris chromosome 3, iyVesVulg1.1, whole genome shotgun sequence DNA region contains:
- the LOC127062260 gene encoding phosphatidylinositol 4-phosphate 3-kinase C2 domain-containing subunit beta isoform X4, with the protein MSNCNRNIHTQGSSVIDYERQFQEDLERAQALSLESLALEKFKLQKQRLEYNNIQQSYQSQNNSHDGSSGSTMTDGALQSDKLQFRSRPRPGSFNKNQSKNAALLAPPPPIPCRRNSTTATSSQETSTDLINFTSPIKQDSLSEYCTPPPPPPKAQIEPKWETHPALLKKQARISRSNSSAGSYQSRDFRYHSLSPGPRSSTAPCTPGTPGISPILSRASSSNSNVPDITPQPAWNFFAFKNYFFPQIPPLPLNYRPGITAPATCNMLVPTFCADEQLNVLKVIEKKPNSNLIDLSTCEEIEDKTNVRVSVLEAFDPLLVKTDDNSEYMKDIKDDIQSQISGSVYDPFDPFDYMYSTNESVNSDPVYVAVEKSGKSPAISPAAPPPLPPRNSSAWNTIERRRTSLDRRKKQSRLYENVTVIKTRPSSNDGDLSAFHQMVKSVRGEFPFNNPSTNIGHVISPTMENLYPEGTSIKLVVHPQLSDNDKDSIPSISFTCNVNCSVEHVILNVACSLEDEDTVNVEKYCLRVWGLAEYFAPNTTLAQYEYIHQCIKLEKDIELAIMTRAQIKKSIARTLQDDNQDQCLKLEDILPNEPLQPISYDTLLILLETVEKEMERVENTAIQLATTNHGSGLLPQLKPQGVIQAVKAVSALMGNIETFEITEAVDNFVNACCQFLPQVHTTNIECKKPEIVHEDGDYSVVTLRTKFPDVITSHCHKIRDAIQDLVETYCHAFRVDFQLNSRGENSTNRLVSSEVIDTVLVRVGSLHRLPGNWKHDDYIIAAQIFHGTRPVGNPVLSEPTTVSLSFYPRILFNSWLEFRGTSVCQVPREARLVLVLYGRTLQPTEHESNSVSEGAMRKEELGWAAIQFFNYDGIMSQGSFFLSLWPAIADRRLGPAPAPGTHPHSDTHPIIGLELPDYGGKVLFPTELRDHDVESLDFNSLDQNTQELLLDITQQDTFSRPPIDEREILWEKRHYLHDKPEALPKVLLAAHSWDWACLPDLHASLRVWSPLPPVQALQLLLPCFPDMKVREMAVGWIRELSNDELVDYLPQLLQALKHETYEASPLAKFLLERALISPRVAHHIYWLLTQALPGQSPQNSAEIVPEDEKGISSARYHRRLQLMLRALLAVIGDALRNSFLTQQLLVKNLNEIAENIKATKESLRMDALKVALQNIHCQLMEDNGTCLPLSPSKQVYGINVQICSYFPSFTLPLKINFISCDNVLSPAIFKVGDDLQQDMLTLQMVRIMDKLWLKEGLDLKMVTFACVPTGHKRGMIEMVTNAETLRKIQVEFGLTGSFKDRPIAEWLAKHNPSELEYERAVENFTASCAGYSVATYILGICDRHNDNIMLKTSGHLFHIDFGKFLGDAQMFGNFKRDRTPFVLTSDMAYVINGGDKPSAKFHHFVDLCCQAFNVVRKHGNLILHLFGLMTSSGISGVTMDAVSYVQKALLPGQTNPEAAATFARMIESSLKSWFTQFNFFLHNLAQLRFSGDHNDGALLSFIPRTYTMQQEGQLTSVQVHGYQKRYDPEKYYMYILRIQRKGQADPTYLFRSYKEFCEFYQKLCIHFPLAKVASLPSGISVGRSNIKQVADKRRADIEKFLLSLFKMAPEISQSNLVYTFFHPLLRDQQNADIHLRKVKVGNWWAEKKIRENVQCGQIKLSLHYTRGTLSVMVYHARGLPKVANGQEPNTYVKVYLKPDPTKATKRKTKVVKKNCHPSFMEMLEYRMPLEVIKERALEATIWNHDTLQENEFLGGIRLPLSRLDLTNEIIEWFSLGSVR; encoded by the exons ATGTCAAACTGCAATAGAAATATACACACGCAGGGATCTTCGGTGATAGACTATGAACGTCAATTCCAAGAAGATTTGGAGCGTGCTCAAGCATTGAGCTTGGAGAGTTTagctttagaaaaatttaagtTACAAAAACAGCGCttggaatataataatatacagcAATCGTATCAATCGCAAAACAATTCACATGATGGAAGTAGTGGCTCGACGATGACGGATGGTGCTTTACAAAGTGACAA GTTACAATTTAGAAGTCGTCCACGTCCCggatcttttaataaaaatcaatcaaaaaatGCTGCATTGTTagctccaccaccaccaattCCATGTAGAAGAAATTCAACAACCGCTACGTCCAGTCAAGAAACATCAactgatttaattaattttacaagcCCAATCAAGCAGGATAGTTTATCGGAATATTGtacaccacctccaccacctcc GAAAGCGCAAATTGAACCAAAGTGGGAAACTCATCCtgctttattaaaaaagcaGGCAAGGATTTCAAGAAGCAATAGTTCTGCAGGATCTTATCAATCTCGAGATTTTAGATACCATTCACTTTCGCCTGGGCCTAGGTCTTCTACTGCACCTTGCACGCCTGGAACGCCGGGAATTAGTCCTATCTTGTCAAGGGCCAGTAGTAGCAATAGCAATGTACCTGATATTACACCACAG cCTGCATGgaatttttttgcttttaagaattatttctttccacAG ATTCCTCCCTTGCCTTTGAATTACAGACCTGGCATTACAGCACCAGCTACCTGTAATATGTTAGTACCTACATTTTGTGCAGATGAGCAGTTAAATGTATTGaaagtgatagaaaaaaagccAAATAGTAATCTTATAGATTTGAGTACTTGTGAAGAAATAGAGGATAAAACAAATGTTAGAGTCAGTGTATTAGAAGCATTTGACCCTTTACTTGTTAAGACTGATGATAACAGTGAATATATGAAGGATATTAAGGACg atattCAATCGCAAATTAGTGGGTCTGTATATGATCCTTTTGATCCTTTTGATTACATGTATAGCACAAATGAAAGTGTAAATTCAGATCCAGTATATGTAGCAGTAGAAAAGTCAGGTAAATCTCCAGCTATTTCTCCGGCtgcaccaccaccactgccACCTAGAAATTCATCTGCATGGAATACTATTGAAAGAAGGAGAACATCCTTGGACCGCCGT AAAAAACAATCGCgtttatatgaaaatgtaaCGGTAATAAAAACTAGGCCATCTAGTAACGATGGTGACCTGAGTGCTTTTCATCAAATGGTTAAATCTGTGCGAG gtgAATTTCCATTTAACAATCCTAGTACAAATATTGGTCATGTAATAAGTCCAACAATGGAAAATTTATATCCTGAAGGCACAAGTATAAAATTAGTTGTGCATCCACAATTGTCAGATAACGATAAAGATTCTATTCCGTCCATTTCATTTACTTGTAATG TGAATTGTAGCGTTGAACACGTTATTTTGAATGTAGCTTGTTCTCTGGAGGATGAAGATACAGTAAACGTAGAGAAATATTGTTTAAGAGTTTGGGGCTTAGCAGAATATTTTGCTCCTAATACAACATTAGCACAATACGAATATATTCATCAATGTATTAAGTTGGAAAAAGATATTGAATTAGCTATTATGACAAGGGCACAAATCAAAAAATCTATAGCTCGCACA CTTCAAGATGATAATCAGGATCAATGTCTTAAATTAGAAGATATACTTCCTAATGAACCATTACAACCAATTTCTTATGATACATTGCTTATCTTATTAG AAacggtagaaaaagaaatggaacgCGTAGAAAATACTGCGATACAATTAGCAACAACAAATCATGGTTCTGGTCTTCTACCTCAATTGAAACCTCAAGGTGTAATTCAAGCTGTAAAGGCAGTTTCTGCATTGATGGGAAACATTGAGACTTTCGAAATCACAGAAGCAGtagataattttgtaaatgcTTGCTGTCAGTTTTTGCCTCAAGTTCATACTACAAACATAGAGTGCAAGAAACCTGAAATTGTACATGAAGATGGAGATTATTCGGTTGTAACGTTAAGAACGAAGTTTCCTGATGTGATCACTTCCCATTGTCATAAAATTCGCGATGCAATTCAAGATCTTGTAGAAACTTATTGTCATGCTTTTAGAGTTGATTTTCAATTGAATAGCAGAGGAGAAAATTCCACaa ATAGACTAGTATCTTCGGAAGTTATAGATACCGTACTTGTACGAGTTGGATCGTTACATAGATTACCAGGAAATTGGAAACACGACGATTACATTATTGCAGCTCAAATATTTCATGGTACAAGACCTGTCGGTAATCCTGTTTTATCAGAACCTACAACAGTAAGCTTGAGTTTTTATcccagaattttatttaactctTG GTTGGAATTCCGTGGGACCAGTGTATGTCAAGTTCCAAGAGAAGCCAGACTAGTATTAGTTCTTTATGGACGTACGTTACAACCAACTGAACATGAATCAAATTCCGTATCAGAAGGTGctatgagaaaagaagaacttgGTTGGGCTGCTATACAGTTCTTTAACTATGATgg tATTATGAGCCAaggaagtttctttttatctctttggCCTGCTATCGCGGATAGAAGATTAGGTCCTGCACCAGCACCCGGAACTCATCCTCATAGTGATACACATCCTATTATAGGGTTGGAATTACCAGATTATGGAGGAAAGGTTTTATTCCCAACAGAATTAAGAGATCACGATGTTGAATCATTAGATTTTAATTCATTGGATCAAAATACGCAGGAATTGTTATTGGATATTACACAGCAAGATACATTTTCAAG gCCTCCCatagatgaaagagaaatattgtGGGAAAAAAGACATTATTTACATGACAAACCAGAAGCTTTACCAAAAGTATTATTAGCTGCACATAGTTGGGATTGGGCATGTCTACCGGATTTGCATGCATCTCTTAGAGTTTGGAGTCCTTTACCACCTGTACAAGCTTTACAATTACTTTTACCATG ttttccAGATATGAAAGTTCGAGAAATGGCCGTTGGATGGATCAGAGAATTAAGTAATGACGAACTTGTAGATTACTTACCACAGTTGTTGCAAGCATTGAAACATGAAACGTACGAAGCTTCTCCTTTAGCTAAATTTTTATTGGAACGAGCTTTGATATCGCCGAGAGTAGCTCATCATATTTATTGGCTATTAACACAAGCATTACCGGGACAAAGTCCCCAG AATTCTGCAGAAATTGTACcagaagatgaaaaaggtaTCAGTTCTGCGAGGTATCATAGGAGATTACAACTAATGTTACGAGCTTTGCTAGCAGTTATAGGGGATGCATTAAGGAATAGTTTTCTTACTCAACAATTATTAGTTAAG AATTTAAATGAGATTGCAGAGAATATTAAAGCTACTAAAGAATCATTACGAATGGACGCGCTCAAAGTTGcattacaaaatatacattGTCAATTAATGGAGGATAATGGTACTTGTTTACCATTGTCTCCTAGTAAACAAGTATATGGTATCAATGTACAAATTTGCTCGTATTTTCCATCATTTACACTTCCATTGAAAATTAACTTCATTAGCTGTGATAATGTACTAAGTCCTGCAATCTTTAAG GTTGGTGATGATTTGCAGCAAGATATGTTGACTTTACAAATGGTCCGTATTATGGATAAATTGTGGTTGAAGGAAGGCCTTGATTTAAAAATGGTAACTTTTGCATGTGTACCTACTGGTCACAAACGTGGAATGATAGAAATGGTCACAAATGCAGAAACACTTAGAAAAATTCAAGTTGAATTTGGTTTGACCGGATCTTTCAAAGATCGACCTATTGCAGAATGGCTAGCAAAGCATAATCCTTCTGAATTAGAATATGAAAGGGCAGTAGAAAATTTTACCGCGTCATGTGCCGGTTATAGCGTTGCTACTTACATTTTAGGAATTTGTGATAGacataatgataatattatgttaaaaaCATCTGGTCACTTATTTCACatagattttggaaaatttctcGGGGATGCTCAAATGTTTGGAAATTTCAAAAG GGATCGAACACCATTTGTTCTCACCTCTGATATGGCTTATGTAATAAACGGTGGAGACAAGCCATCAGCCAAATTTCATCATTTTGTAGATTTATGTTGTCAAGCGTTTAATGTTGTACGTAAACATGGCAATCTTATCCTTCATCTTTTTGGATTA ATGACTTCATCTGGCATCTCTGGTGTTACAATGGATGCTGTTAGTTATGTACAAAAAGCATTGCTTCCAGGACAAACTAATCCTGAAGCAGCAGCAACATTTGCACGAATGATAGAGAGTTCGTTGAAGAGTTGGTTTACAcagtttaatttctttttgcataACTTAGCACAACTCAGATTTTCTGGAGATCATAACGATGGAgcattattatcttttattccaCGCACATATAC tatGCAACAGGAAGGTCAGTTGACAAGTGTACAAGTACATGGATATCAAAAGAGATATGATCCAGaaaagtattatatgtatattttacgtATACAAAGAAAAGGTCAAGCAGATCCTACGTATCTTTTTCGCTCGTATAAAGAGTTTTGcgaattttatcaaaaattatgtatacacTTTCCTCTTGCTAAAGTAGCCAG cTTACCAAGTGGTATAAGCGTTGGACGATCGAACATAAAGCAGGTAGCGGATAAAAGACGAGCAGATatagaaaagtttcttttaagTCTGTTCAAAATGGCTCCAGAAATATCACAAAGTAATTTGGTGTATACATTTTTCCATCCTTTGTTACGAGATCAACAAAATGCAGATATTCATTTACGCAAAGTAAAag TTGGTAATTGGTGggcagagaaaaaaatcagagAAAACGTACAATGTggacaaataaaattatcccTTCATTACACTCGTGGCACTTTATCAGTAATGGTTTATCATGCCAGAGGTTTGCCAAAAGTGGCAAATGGCCAAGAGCCAAATACATACGTGAAAGTTTATCTCAAGCCCGATCCTACAAAAGCGACGAAACGTAAAACTAAAGTTGTTAAAAAGAATTGTCATCCTTCATTTATGGAAATG cTCGAGTACCGAATGCCACTCGAAGTAATCAAGGAAAGAGCTTTGGAAGCTACTATTTGGAATCACGATACTCTACAAGAAAACGAATTTCTTGGTGGTATTCGATTACCACTCAGTCGGCTGGATttaacaaacgaaataatcgaATGGTTTTCATTGGGTAgtgttcgataa
- the LOC127062260 gene encoding phosphatidylinositol 4-phosphate 3-kinase C2 domain-containing subunit beta isoform X5, with protein MSNCNRNIHTQGSSVIDYERQFQEDLERAQALSLESLALEKFKLQKQRLEYNNIQQSYQSQNNSHDGSSGSTMTDGALQSDKLQFRSRPRPGSFNKNQSKNAALLAPPPPIPCRRNSTTATSSQETSTDLINFTSPIKQDSLSEYCTPPPPPPKAQIEPKWETHPALLKKQARISRSNSSAGSYQSRDFRYHSLSPGPRSSTAPCTPGTPGISPILSRASSSNSNVPDITPQIPPLPLNYRPGITAPATCNMLVPTFCADEQLNVLKVIEKKPNSNLIDLSTCEEIEDKTNVRVSVLEAFDPLLVKTDDNSEYMKDIKDDIQSQISGSVYDPFDPFDYMYSTNESVNSDPVYVAVEKSGKSPAISPAAPPPLPPRNSSAWNTIERRRTSLDRRQKKQSRLYENVTVIKTRPSSNDGDLSAFHQMVKSVRGEFPFNNPSTNIGHVISPTMENLYPEGTSIKLVVHPQLSDNDKDSIPSISFTCNVNCSVEHVILNVACSLEDEDTVNVEKYCLRVWGLAEYFAPNTTLAQYEYIHQCIKLEKDIELAIMTRAQIKKSIARTLQDDNQDQCLKLEDILPNEPLQPISYDTLLILLETVEKEMERVENTAIQLATTNHGSGLLPQLKPQGVIQAVKAVSALMGNIETFEITEAVDNFVNACCQFLPQVHTTNIECKKPEIVHEDGDYSVVTLRTKFPDVITSHCHKIRDAIQDLVETYCHAFRVDFQLNSRGENSTNRLVSSEVIDTVLVRVGSLHRLPGNWKHDDYIIAAQIFHGTRPVGNPVLSEPTTVSLSFYPRILFNSWLEFRGTSVCQVPREARLVLVLYGRTLQPTEHESNSVSEGAMRKEELGWAAIQFFNYDGIMSQGSFFLSLWPAIADRRLGPAPAPGTHPHSDTHPIIGLELPDYGGKVLFPTELRDHDVESLDFNSLDQNTQELLLDITQQDTFSRPPIDEREILWEKRHYLHDKPEALPKVLLAAHSWDWACLPDLHASLRVWSPLPPVQALQLLLPCFPDMKVREMAVGWIRELSNDELVDYLPQLLQALKHETYEASPLAKFLLERALISPRVAHHIYWLLTQALPGQSPQVQNSAEIVPEDEKGISSARYHRRLQLMLRALLAVIGDALRNSFLTQQLLVKNLNEIAENIKATKESLRMDALKVALQNIHCQLMEDNGTCLPLSPSKQVYGINVQICSYFPSFTLPLKINFISCDNVLSPAIFKVGDDLQQDMLTLQMVRIMDKLWLKEGLDLKMVTFACVPTGHKRGMIEMVTNAETLRKIQVEFGLTGSFKDRPIAEWLAKHNPSELEYERAVENFTASCAGYSVATYILGICDRHNDNIMLKTSGHLFHIDFGKFLGDAQMFGNFKRDRTPFVLTSDMAYVINGGDKPSAKFHHFVDLCCQAFNVVRKHGNLILHLFGLMTSSGISGVTMDAVSYVQKALLPGQTNPEAAATFARMIESSLKSWFTQFNFFLHNLAQLRFSGDHNDGALLSFIPRTYTMQQEGQLTSVQVHGYQKRYDPEKYYMYILRIQRKGQADPTYLFRSYKEFCEFYQKLCIHFPLAKVASLPSGISVGRSNIKQVADKRRADIEKFLLSLFKMAPEISQSNLVYTFFHPLLRDQQNADIHLRKVKVGNWWAEKKIRENVQCGQIKLSLHYTRGTLSVMVYHARGLPKVANGQEPNTYVKVYLKPDPTKATKRKTKVVKKNCHPSFMEMLEYRMPLEVIKERALEATIWNHDTLQENEFLGGIRLPLSRLDLTNEIIEWFSLGSVR; from the exons ATGTCAAACTGCAATAGAAATATACACACGCAGGGATCTTCGGTGATAGACTATGAACGTCAATTCCAAGAAGATTTGGAGCGTGCTCAAGCATTGAGCTTGGAGAGTTTagctttagaaaaatttaagtTACAAAAACAGCGCttggaatataataatatacagcAATCGTATCAATCGCAAAACAATTCACATGATGGAAGTAGTGGCTCGACGATGACGGATGGTGCTTTACAAAGTGACAA GTTACAATTTAGAAGTCGTCCACGTCCCggatcttttaataaaaatcaatcaaaaaatGCTGCATTGTTagctccaccaccaccaattCCATGTAGAAGAAATTCAACAACCGCTACGTCCAGTCAAGAAACATCAactgatttaattaattttacaagcCCAATCAAGCAGGATAGTTTATCGGAATATTGtacaccacctccaccacctcc GAAAGCGCAAATTGAACCAAAGTGGGAAACTCATCCtgctttattaaaaaagcaGGCAAGGATTTCAAGAAGCAATAGTTCTGCAGGATCTTATCAATCTCGAGATTTTAGATACCATTCACTTTCGCCTGGGCCTAGGTCTTCTACTGCACCTTGCACGCCTGGAACGCCGGGAATTAGTCCTATCTTGTCAAGGGCCAGTAGTAGCAATAGCAATGTACCTGATATTACACCACAG ATTCCTCCCTTGCCTTTGAATTACAGACCTGGCATTACAGCACCAGCTACCTGTAATATGTTAGTACCTACATTTTGTGCAGATGAGCAGTTAAATGTATTGaaagtgatagaaaaaaagccAAATAGTAATCTTATAGATTTGAGTACTTGTGAAGAAATAGAGGATAAAACAAATGTTAGAGTCAGTGTATTAGAAGCATTTGACCCTTTACTTGTTAAGACTGATGATAACAGTGAATATATGAAGGATATTAAGGACg atattCAATCGCAAATTAGTGGGTCTGTATATGATCCTTTTGATCCTTTTGATTACATGTATAGCACAAATGAAAGTGTAAATTCAGATCCAGTATATGTAGCAGTAGAAAAGTCAGGTAAATCTCCAGCTATTTCTCCGGCtgcaccaccaccactgccACCTAGAAATTCATCTGCATGGAATACTATTGAAAGAAGGAGAACATCCTTGGACCGCCGT caGAAAAAACAATCGCgtttatatgaaaatgtaaCGGTAATAAAAACTAGGCCATCTAGTAACGATGGTGACCTGAGTGCTTTTCATCAAATGGTTAAATCTGTGCGAG gtgAATTTCCATTTAACAATCCTAGTACAAATATTGGTCATGTAATAAGTCCAACAATGGAAAATTTATATCCTGAAGGCACAAGTATAAAATTAGTTGTGCATCCACAATTGTCAGATAACGATAAAGATTCTATTCCGTCCATTTCATTTACTTGTAATG TGAATTGTAGCGTTGAACACGTTATTTTGAATGTAGCTTGTTCTCTGGAGGATGAAGATACAGTAAACGTAGAGAAATATTGTTTAAGAGTTTGGGGCTTAGCAGAATATTTTGCTCCTAATACAACATTAGCACAATACGAATATATTCATCAATGTATTAAGTTGGAAAAAGATATTGAATTAGCTATTATGACAAGGGCACAAATCAAAAAATCTATAGCTCGCACA CTTCAAGATGATAATCAGGATCAATGTCTTAAATTAGAAGATATACTTCCTAATGAACCATTACAACCAATTTCTTATGATACATTGCTTATCTTATTAG AAacggtagaaaaagaaatggaacgCGTAGAAAATACTGCGATACAATTAGCAACAACAAATCATGGTTCTGGTCTTCTACCTCAATTGAAACCTCAAGGTGTAATTCAAGCTGTAAAGGCAGTTTCTGCATTGATGGGAAACATTGAGACTTTCGAAATCACAGAAGCAGtagataattttgtaaatgcTTGCTGTCAGTTTTTGCCTCAAGTTCATACTACAAACATAGAGTGCAAGAAACCTGAAATTGTACATGAAGATGGAGATTATTCGGTTGTAACGTTAAGAACGAAGTTTCCTGATGTGATCACTTCCCATTGTCATAAAATTCGCGATGCAATTCAAGATCTTGTAGAAACTTATTGTCATGCTTTTAGAGTTGATTTTCAATTGAATAGCAGAGGAGAAAATTCCACaa ATAGACTAGTATCTTCGGAAGTTATAGATACCGTACTTGTACGAGTTGGATCGTTACATAGATTACCAGGAAATTGGAAACACGACGATTACATTATTGCAGCTCAAATATTTCATGGTACAAGACCTGTCGGTAATCCTGTTTTATCAGAACCTACAACAGTAAGCTTGAGTTTTTATcccagaattttatttaactctTG GTTGGAATTCCGTGGGACCAGTGTATGTCAAGTTCCAAGAGAAGCCAGACTAGTATTAGTTCTTTATGGACGTACGTTACAACCAACTGAACATGAATCAAATTCCGTATCAGAAGGTGctatgagaaaagaagaacttgGTTGGGCTGCTATACAGTTCTTTAACTATGATgg tATTATGAGCCAaggaagtttctttttatctctttggCCTGCTATCGCGGATAGAAGATTAGGTCCTGCACCAGCACCCGGAACTCATCCTCATAGTGATACACATCCTATTATAGGGTTGGAATTACCAGATTATGGAGGAAAGGTTTTATTCCCAACAGAATTAAGAGATCACGATGTTGAATCATTAGATTTTAATTCATTGGATCAAAATACGCAGGAATTGTTATTGGATATTACACAGCAAGATACATTTTCAAG gCCTCCCatagatgaaagagaaatattgtGGGAAAAAAGACATTATTTACATGACAAACCAGAAGCTTTACCAAAAGTATTATTAGCTGCACATAGTTGGGATTGGGCATGTCTACCGGATTTGCATGCATCTCTTAGAGTTTGGAGTCCTTTACCACCTGTACAAGCTTTACAATTACTTTTACCATG ttttccAGATATGAAAGTTCGAGAAATGGCCGTTGGATGGATCAGAGAATTAAGTAATGACGAACTTGTAGATTACTTACCACAGTTGTTGCAAGCATTGAAACATGAAACGTACGAAGCTTCTCCTTTAGCTAAATTTTTATTGGAACGAGCTTTGATATCGCCGAGAGTAGCTCATCATATTTATTGGCTATTAACACAAGCATTACCGGGACAAAGTCCCCAGGTACAG AATTCTGCAGAAATTGTACcagaagatgaaaaaggtaTCAGTTCTGCGAGGTATCATAGGAGATTACAACTAATGTTACGAGCTTTGCTAGCAGTTATAGGGGATGCATTAAGGAATAGTTTTCTTACTCAACAATTATTAGTTAAG AATTTAAATGAGATTGCAGAGAATATTAAAGCTACTAAAGAATCATTACGAATGGACGCGCTCAAAGTTGcattacaaaatatacattGTCAATTAATGGAGGATAATGGTACTTGTTTACCATTGTCTCCTAGTAAACAAGTATATGGTATCAATGTACAAATTTGCTCGTATTTTCCATCATTTACACTTCCATTGAAAATTAACTTCATTAGCTGTGATAATGTACTAAGTCCTGCAATCTTTAAG GTTGGTGATGATTTGCAGCAAGATATGTTGACTTTACAAATGGTCCGTATTATGGATAAATTGTGGTTGAAGGAAGGCCTTGATTTAAAAATGGTAACTTTTGCATGTGTACCTACTGGTCACAAACGTGGAATGATAGAAATGGTCACAAATGCAGAAACACTTAGAAAAATTCAAGTTGAATTTGGTTTGACCGGATCTTTCAAAGATCGACCTATTGCAGAATGGCTAGCAAAGCATAATCCTTCTGAATTAGAATATGAAAGGGCAGTAGAAAATTTTACCGCGTCATGTGCCGGTTATAGCGTTGCTACTTACATTTTAGGAATTTGTGATAGacataatgataatattatgttaaaaaCATCTGGTCACTTATTTCACatagattttggaaaatttctcGGGGATGCTCAAATGTTTGGAAATTTCAAAAG GGATCGAACACCATTTGTTCTCACCTCTGATATGGCTTATGTAATAAACGGTGGAGACAAGCCATCAGCCAAATTTCATCATTTTGTAGATTTATGTTGTCAAGCGTTTAATGTTGTACGTAAACATGGCAATCTTATCCTTCATCTTTTTGGATTA ATGACTTCATCTGGCATCTCTGGTGTTACAATGGATGCTGTTAGTTATGTACAAAAAGCATTGCTTCCAGGACAAACTAATCCTGAAGCAGCAGCAACATTTGCACGAATGATAGAGAGTTCGTTGAAGAGTTGGTTTACAcagtttaatttctttttgcataACTTAGCACAACTCAGATTTTCTGGAGATCATAACGATGGAgcattattatcttttattccaCGCACATATAC tatGCAACAGGAAGGTCAGTTGACAAGTGTACAAGTACATGGATATCAAAAGAGATATGATCCAGaaaagtattatatgtatattttacgtATACAAAGAAAAGGTCAAGCAGATCCTACGTATCTTTTTCGCTCGTATAAAGAGTTTTGcgaattttatcaaaaattatgtatacacTTTCCTCTTGCTAAAGTAGCCAG cTTACCAAGTGGTATAAGCGTTGGACGATCGAACATAAAGCAGGTAGCGGATAAAAGACGAGCAGATatagaaaagtttcttttaagTCTGTTCAAAATGGCTCCAGAAATATCACAAAGTAATTTGGTGTATACATTTTTCCATCCTTTGTTACGAGATCAACAAAATGCAGATATTCATTTACGCAAAGTAAAag TTGGTAATTGGTGggcagagaaaaaaatcagagAAAACGTACAATGTggacaaataaaattatcccTTCATTACACTCGTGGCACTTTATCAGTAATGGTTTATCATGCCAGAGGTTTGCCAAAAGTGGCAAATGGCCAAGAGCCAAATACATACGTGAAAGTTTATCTCAAGCCCGATCCTACAAAAGCGACGAAACGTAAAACTAAAGTTGTTAAAAAGAATTGTCATCCTTCATTTATGGAAATG cTCGAGTACCGAATGCCACTCGAAGTAATCAAGGAAAGAGCTTTGGAAGCTACTATTTGGAATCACGATACTCTACAAGAAAACGAATTTCTTGGTGGTATTCGATTACCACTCAGTCGGCTGGATttaacaaacgaaataatcgaATGGTTTTCATTGGGTAgtgttcgataa